The following proteins are encoded in a genomic region of Burkholderia pyrrocinia:
- the greA gene encoding transcription elongation factor GreA encodes MSTIPLTKRGAEQLRDELQRLKSVERPAVINAIAEARAQGDLSENAEYDAAKEKQGFIEGRIADLESKLSAAQIIDPTVLDADGRVVFAATVELEDLESGDTVKYQIVGDDEADIDHGLISVSSPIARALIGKTEGDVAAVQAPSGVREYEIISVSYV; translated from the coding sequence ATGAGCACCATTCCGTTGACAAAGCGTGGCGCAGAGCAACTGCGCGATGAATTGCAGCGCCTCAAGTCCGTCGAGCGGCCGGCCGTGATCAACGCGATCGCGGAGGCCCGCGCACAGGGTGATCTGTCCGAAAACGCCGAATACGACGCAGCGAAGGAAAAGCAGGGCTTCATCGAGGGTCGCATCGCGGACCTCGAATCGAAGCTGTCCGCCGCGCAAATCATCGATCCCACGGTGCTCGACGCCGATGGCCGCGTGGTGTTTGCCGCGACGGTCGAACTCGAGGATCTCGAATCGGGCGACACCGTCAAGTACCAGATCGTCGGCGACGACGAAGCCGATATCGATCACGGCCTGATTTCGGTCAGCTCGCCGATCGCGCGCGCGCTGATCGGCAAGACCGAAGGCGACGTCGCGGCCGTGCAGGCCCCGAGCGGCGTGCGCGAATACGAAATCATCTCGGTCAGCTACGTCTGA
- a CDS encoding DUF4149 domain-containing protein → MPHRVFRLLSAVWVGSLLTIGYAVAPVLFKTLERMTAGSVAAQLFRIEAILGVVCGVLLLALSNQQVRRGSSEYRRVRWIVAAMVVCVLVGYFALQPFMNALRVAAMDAGTDIANSPYASRFGMLHGVSSVFYLVESVLGLMLIWRLPARDA, encoded by the coding sequence ATGCCGCATCGCGTGTTCCGTCTGCTGTCGGCCGTGTGGGTCGGCAGCCTGCTGACGATCGGGTATGCGGTCGCGCCCGTGCTGTTCAAGACGCTGGAGCGGATGACGGCCGGTTCGGTCGCCGCCCAGTTGTTCCGTATCGAGGCGATCCTCGGTGTCGTGTGCGGCGTGCTGCTGCTCGCGTTGTCGAACCAGCAGGTGCGGCGCGGCAGCAGCGAATATCGTCGCGTGCGCTGGATCGTCGCCGCGATGGTCGTGTGCGTGCTGGTCGGGTATTTCGCGCTGCAGCCGTTCATGAACGCGCTGCGGGTGGCCGCGATGGACGCGGGCACCGATATCGCGAACTCGCCGTATGCGAGTCGCTTCGGGATGCTGCACGGCGTCTCGAGCGTGTTCTATCTCGTCGAGAGCGTGCTGGGGCTGATGCTGATCTGGCGTCTGCCGGCGCGCGACGCCTGA
- a CDS encoding YhbY family RNA-binding protein, whose amino-acid sequence MPALSLSPAERSALRSQAHALKPVVLIGAEGLTDAVLKEIKVHLAAHQLIKIRVFGDERDERVAVYDEICDRLSAAPIQHIGKLLVIWKPEAPAAAPARGRRAGTLPSAAEAADDHKGRAPRTVKVVKVSPNASPVRRPKPTKVVVRGNERVTAGGNVKRAKKRQASTKRPFQDK is encoded by the coding sequence ATGCCCGCCCTTTCGCTTTCTCCCGCCGAGCGCTCCGCGCTGCGCTCCCAGGCCCATGCGCTCAAGCCCGTCGTGCTGATCGGCGCCGAAGGGCTGACCGACGCAGTGCTGAAGGAGATCAAGGTGCACCTCGCCGCGCACCAGCTGATCAAGATCCGCGTGTTCGGCGACGAACGCGACGAACGCGTCGCCGTCTACGACGAGATCTGCGACCGCCTGAGCGCAGCGCCGATCCAGCACATCGGCAAGCTGCTGGTGATCTGGAAGCCCGAAGCCCCCGCCGCGGCCCCGGCCCGCGGCCGTCGTGCCGGCACGCTGCCGAGCGCGGCCGAAGCCGCCGACGACCATAAAGGCCGCGCACCGCGCACCGTCAAGGTCGTCAAGGTGTCGCCGAACGCGAGCCCCGTGCGTCGCCCGAAGCCGACGAAGGTCGTCGTGCGCGGCAACGAGCGCGTGACGGCGGGCGGCAACGTGAAGCGCGCGAAAAAGCGCCAGGCAAGCACCAAGCGGCCGTTCCAGGACAAGTAA